Genomic window (Bradyrhizobium sp. 186):
AGGCCCGGCGCGTGACCGCGAGCACGGCGTCCGCGACCCCATCCATGCGATCGAGGTCGATCGTGAAATGCTTGAGCCCGTCGCGCAGGCCGAGTTCGAGCATCTGGCCGGCACGCGCGCGAACCGCCTTTGCGGTGAGCAGCGAACGTGCCTGCAGTTCCAAAGCGTCCGCCATCGCCTATCAGTATTTCTCGAGCGAACGCCCGACCACGCCGTTCACATCCTTCTCGGGCGCAACATCGGTCGAGTAGTAGCCGGCGGCCTTCTTCGCGGCGATCTCGACATAGGCATCGGCCGGAATGAGCTCCGGCGGGATCGGCACGCGCTCGACGATGTCGATGCCCTGCGAGGTGAGCGCGTCGTGTTTCATGTCGCTCATCGACAGGAAGCGGTCGATGCGCTTCAGCCCGAGCCAGTGGATCGTGTCCGGCATCAGTTGCTGGAAGCGCGCATCCTGGACGCCGGCGACGCATTCGGTGCGCTCGAAATAAGCGGCGGCCGCATCGCCATCCTCCTGGCGCTTGCGCGCATTGTAGACCAGGAATTTGGTGACCTCGCCGAGCGCGCGCCCCTCCTTGCGGTTGTAGATCACGAGCCCGAGCCCGCCATCCTGCGCGCCGCGCGCGGACTCCTCGATGCCGTGGATGAGATAGGGCCGGCAGGTGCAGATATCGGAGCCGAACACGTCGGAGCCGTTGCACTCGTCATGCACGCGGCAGGTGATCTGGGTGCGATGGTCGGGCAGCTTGGTCACGTCGCCGAACATGTAGACGGTGGTGCCGCCGATCGGCGGCAGAAACACCTTCATGTCCGGCCGCGTCACCAGTTCCGGGAACATGCCGGCGGTCTGCTCGAACAGCGTGCGCCGCAGCTCGGTCTCGCTGGTGCCGAAGCGCTCCGCGAGGCCGGGCAGGTGCCAGACCGGATCGATCGCGATCTTCACCACCGACACGCTGCCATTGGCGTGCACGACGTCGCCGTCGGCACGCAGCCGTTTTGCGGCGAGCGCCTCGCGGATCTCCGGCAGGTCGAGCCGCGCGCGCGTCACCGCGATGCTCGGTCGGATGTCGGAGCCCTCGGCAATCTCCTTGCGGAAATTCTCGGCGACGAGATGACCCCAGGGATCGAGCGCGACGATCTTGGCCGGATCGCTCCATTGCGGAAACGGGCCGATGGTCGCCGCCGGAAACGTGTTGGTGAGATCGGGACGCCGGATCGGGTCGAGTGCGCCGGCGGAGACCGCGAGCGCCCGGTACATCGCGTAGGATCCGCCATGACTGCCGATCACGTTGCGCTCCTGCGCGCGCGACACCGTGCCGATGACCGGTCCCCGCGCCCGCGCGTCCGCGGCGCCCCAGTGAATCGGGAAGGCGGCCTTCCTTCCCGGCTCTGGATGGGAGGTGAGGCGGATGTGGTCGGTACGGTTCGCGCGGCTCATGACCAAACTCCAAAAAAGCCAACGGCCCGCCGCTCGGACGGGCCTGGCTCGGTCGCGTTGCCGGCGCAGGACACTGGCGACGCAAGATCAATCTGACATATTGTAGCGGCGAGCCGCGACAGACAAGTTAATCGTGATGCGCGAGCGGGGCCGTTCGCTGCCAAATTTCCGTCCTCAACGAGCCGGCAGGGCTCGCCTGAACGCCGCGCCCTTGCGCTGGCCGACGTGGCCATTCTGCCTGCGCGATCGGTGTAAGGAATTGAAATATTGTTGTTTTTTCTGTTTTCAAGGGGCGGCGCATCGTTTGCGCGGGGGGAGGCGTCAAGTTCTGGACAAGACGTACGATCAGACCTCTCGTAGAGATCGCCTTTACCTTGGAGAC
Coding sequences:
- a CDS encoding GTP cyclohydrolase II, with product MSRANRTDHIRLTSHPEPGRKAAFPIHWGAADARARGPVIGTVSRAQERNVIGSHGGSYAMYRALAVSAGALDPIRRPDLTNTFPAATIGPFPQWSDPAKIVALDPWGHLVAENFRKEIAEGSDIRPSIAVTRARLDLPEIREALAAKRLRADGDVVHANGSVSVVKIAIDPVWHLPGLAERFGTSETELRRTLFEQTAGMFPELVTRPDMKVFLPPIGGTTVYMFGDVTKLPDHRTQITCRVHDECNGSDVFGSDICTCRPYLIHGIEESARGAQDGGLGLVIYNRKEGRALGEVTKFLVYNARKRQEDGDAAAAYFERTECVAGVQDARFQQLMPDTIHWLGLKRIDRFLSMSDMKHDALTSQGIDIVERVPIPPELIPADAYVEIAAKKAAGYYSTDVAPEKDVNGVVGRSLEKY